The DNA segment GCGAGGTCTACCAGAATCAATGCGCCGCGTGTCACGGCGACCAGGGCCAGGGCGGCGTCGGCGACAGGCTGGTGGGCGGCCAGGGAACGCTTGCGACGTCGAAACCGATCCGAACCGTCGGCAGCTACTGGCCCTATGCGCCGCCTTTGTTCGATTACATCCACCGCGCGATGCCGCAAAACGCGCCGGGGTCGCTATCGAACGAGGATGTCTATGCTGTTTCCGCCTATATTCTGCACTTGAACGGGTTGTTGCCTGCGGATGCCGTCCTCGACGCCAAAACGATGACCGCCATCAAGATGCCGAACCGCAAGATGTTCGTCGACGATGCGAGGCCGGACGTCAATAATTCCGCCTGCATGGCCGGTTGCTGAGACGGACGAAGCCAACCTGGCAATCGATCGTTCACGCGGCGCAAGAAACCGCATTCGTTCTCGCTGCCCGGTCCAGCCGCCGGTCGGGACACAGGATCTCGATGCAGCCGCCGGGCCCGGGATGGATCATCAGCCGAAATCCATGCAGCTTGACGATCGCCGCCACGAGATTGAGCCCGAGACCAACACCCGCGGTGTGACGCACCTTGTCGGAACGGTAGAACCGCCGCAGCACCGCTTCCGTTTCCTGACGCGGGATGCCCGGCCCGGTGTCGGTGATGCGCACGACAGCGCCTTGTTCGGCCTGCGCCAGCTCAATCATCACCTTGCCGCCTTCGGGGGTGAACTTGACCGCATTGTCGACGAGATTGACGATCGCCTCGAACAGGAGATCGCGGTCGCCACGCACTTCAAGATTGCCGGCGATGTCGACGCTGAGATTGATCTCCTTGTCTTCGGCAATCGGCTCGTAGATATCGCAGACCTGACGGAGCAGATCGGGGACGGCAACGTCGCCGAACGCGGCGGAGCGCCGGCTGTTCTCGATGTCGGCGAGCCGCAGCAGCGCCGTGACGATGGAGAGCGCCTGATCGATGCCCGCGACAGTCTTGTCTGCGGCCGTCTGAAATTGCTCGAGACTGGTCGCATTGGATCGCCCGCGCTCCAGTATCAGCCGCGCCCGCGTCAGCGGCGTCCGCAGTTCATGCGCGATGTCGTTCCCGACGCCAGCAAGCGCGTTGATCATGGTCTCCATCTCGTTCAGCATGCCGTTGACGATGACGGCAAGATTCGAGAACGGCTCGTCGACGTCGCGATGCGGAAGACGCTCGCGCAAATCTCCGGCAATAATGCGCTGGACCCGCTGGTTGACCTCCTCGACGCGCCTTTGCGCGCGCAGGCTCAACCAGGCGCCGGCCAGCAGGCAGAGGCAAAAAGCCGGCAGCAGTCCCAGCGCCAGCGCCTCACCGACAACGTGGGAGATTTCCCATGTTTCGTCCACGACTCTGCCTACGAGAGCGACGTTGCCGTTCGCCAGACGCCGCGCCGTGGCGCGGATCAGCGGATCAGTCGATTTGCCGCCGCTTGACTGCATGACGCGTACGTTCTGCGGCGGCGCGCCGATCGCAATGTCTTTCGGAAATTGATCGAGATTGCCGGCAAGCCGCTTTCCGCTGGAATCGAACAGTCCGGCAAACTGGACACCTCGGTCATCCAGCCTGAGATGATCCTCGATCACGTGTACGCCGTGCTCGAACGGCAGCGACGCCAGAAACGCAGCTTGCGTTTCGAGCAGGCGGTCGGATCGCGCCACCAGGTAGCCGTCGATGTTGAAATAGATGAAACCGAACAGGATGACGACGAACGTCGCGAACAGGCCCGCGACCGCGGAAGCCCATCTGAAGGTGTTCGAGCGCAGGAATTGAACCTGAAGCATCCGGTTTCGTTACCCGAGCTGGTCCACGGTGCGCAGGATGAACCCTGCGCCGCGGACGTTATGGATCATCGTCGCCTCACCCGGCCCGTCGACCTTGTGGCGGACGCGCCCCATATGAACGTCGACCAGATTCGTCGTCGGAACAAACTTGTAGTTCCAAACCTCCTCGAGCAGCATCGCTCGCGTCAACAACTGGTCGCTCCGCCGCATCATGTATTCGAGAAGACGGAATTCCCGCGGCAGCAAATCGATGTCGCGCTCGCCACGCCTTGCCGTGCGTTCGATCAGGTCCAGTTCGAGCTGTCCCACCCGCAA comes from the Bradyrhizobium erythrophlei genome and includes:
- a CDS encoding c-type cytochrome yields the protein MRQTAKSNVVLVTGILLATIAASSAQSPFGIGRTATPAEIAGWNIDVGPDGRGLPAGSGSVSHGREVYQNQCAACHGDQGQGGVGDRLVGGQGTLATSKPIRTVGSYWPYAPPLFDYIHRAMPQNAPGSLSNEDVYAVSAYILHLNGLLPADAVLDAKTMTAIKMPNRKMFVDDARPDVNNSACMAGC
- a CDS encoding ATP-binding protein, with protein sequence MLQVQFLRSNTFRWASAVAGLFATFVVILFGFIYFNIDGYLVARSDRLLETQAAFLASLPFEHGVHVIEDHLRLDDRGVQFAGLFDSSGKRLAGNLDQFPKDIAIGAPPQNVRVMQSSGGKSTDPLIRATARRLANGNVALVGRVVDETWEISHVVGEALALGLLPAFCLCLLAGAWLSLRAQRRVEEVNQRVQRIIAGDLRERLPHRDVDEPFSNLAVIVNGMLNEMETMINALAGVGNDIAHELRTPLTRARLILERGRSNATSLEQFQTAADKTVAGIDQALSIVTALLRLADIENSRRSAAFGDVAVPDLLRQVCDIYEPIAEDKEINLSVDIAGNLEVRGDRDLLFEAIVNLVDNAVKFTPEGGKVMIELAQAEQGAVVRITDTGPGIPRQETEAVLRRFYRSDKVRHTAGVGLGLNLVAAIVKLHGFRLMIHPGPGGCIEILCPDRRLDRAARTNAVSCAA